TCAGCGTGGGCTCGTGACGCACGCACCCGATTATCGGGTGGGCGCTCCCAACAGCATCCATTTTATGGGAGACCCCTGACCGGCAAGGTCACGCGCCGTAACTCTCGGCGTCTTCAAAGCCCTGACTGATGACGTCCACAAGGTCTTCTCGGTCTTCGAGCGGCAAGAACGCGGACTGCGCAGCGTTGAGCTGGAACGTCTCGATGTCGGCCAGATCGTACGAGAATGCGTCGGCGAGAAGCGCGAGCTCGCGCGTGAGAGTCGTGCCCGACTGCGTGCGGTTGTCAGGGTTGACCGTGACGCAGAAGCCCAGCTGGTACAGCACGTCGAAGGGGTGGTCGGCGATCTCTGTGCCCCACTGGTCGATGGCTCCGGTCTGCAGGTTCGAGGACGGGCTGAGTTCGAGCGCGATCTCGCGGTCTTTCACCCATTCCGCGAGTCTGCCGAGCGACACGTACGTGTTCTCGTCGTCGCTGCGCACCGATTCGATCTCTTCGGCGAGGCGCACGCCGTGCCCCAGCCGCAGGGCGCGACCGTCGACGAGCGCGCTCTGAATCGACGCCAGCCCATCAGCCTCGCCCGCATGCACGGTGACCGGCAGGTGGTTCTGCGCGAGGTAGTCGAACGCGAGGCGATGCCTGCTGGGCAGAAATCCTGCCTCGGCACCGGCGATGTCAAAACCGACGACGCCGTTGTCGCGATGGCGCACCGCGAGCTGGGCGATCTCGAGACCGCGGTCGGCGTGCCGCATGGCGGTGACAAGCTGACCCACACGGATGCTGCGGCCCAGCCGCTCGATGTCGGCAACGCCCGCCTCGAGTCCCGCCTGCACGGCCTCGACGGCCTCGTCGAGACTGAGTCCACGCGCCAGGTGCTGCTCGGGCGCCCACCGCACCTCGCCGTACACGACGCCGTCGTCTGCGAGGTCATGCACGAACTCGCGCGCGACACGCTCGAGGGCGTCGTCGGTCTGCATCACGGCGGTTGTGAGGTCGAACGTCGACAGATAGTCGACGAGGTTGCCCGCGTTGCACTGCGACACGAACCAGTCGGCGAGGTCGTCAGCATCCGTCTCGGGGACGCTCACGCCCGCTTCGTCGGCGAGGTCGAGAATGGTGGCGGGGCGCAGGCCTCCGTCGAGGTGATCGTGAAGCGACACCTTGGGCACGTCTCGCAGGTTGA
This DNA window, taken from Paramicrobacterium agarici, encodes the following:
- a CDS encoding adenosine deaminase, which encodes MTDLDDDYSLGRVNLRDVPKVSLHDHLDGGLRPATILDLADEAGVSVPETDADDLADWFVSQCNAGNLVDYLSTFDLTTAVMQTDDALERVAREFVHDLADDGVVYGEVRWAPEQHLARGLSLDEAVEAVQAGLEAGVADIERLGRSIRVGQLVTAMRHADRGLEIAQLAVRHRDNGVVGFDIAGAEAGFLPSRHRLAFDYLAQNHLPVTVHAGEADGLASIQSALVDGRALRLGHGVRLAEEIESVRSDDENTYVSLGRLAEWVKDREIALELSPSSNLQTGAIDQWGTEIADHPFDVLYQLGFCVTVNPDNRTQSGTTLTRELALLADAFSYDLADIETFQLNAAQSAFLPLEDREDLVDVISQGFEDAESYGA